In Gymnogyps californianus isolate 813 chromosome 1, ASM1813914v2, whole genome shotgun sequence, the following are encoded in one genomic region:
- the LOC127022945 gene encoding cytochrome b-245 heavy chain, with the protein MGNWVENEGLSIFVVLVWLGLNVFLFWWYYLAYDIPAKFFYTRVLLGRALALARAPAACLNFNCMLILLPVCRNLLSFLRGSSACCSTRVRRQLDRNLTFHKMVAWMIALHTAIHTVAHLFNVEWSVQARVEEKGTLAAVLSSLGDNPNESYINFFRKTIGNPVGGLYVAFTYLAGLTGVIITLALILIITSSTKTIRRSYFEVFWYTHHLFVIFFIGLVIHGAGRIVRGQTAESLAEHNPEICYKNFTHWGKKGACPIPQFSGNPPMTWKWVVGPMFLYLCERLVRFWRSQQKVVITKVVIHPFKTIELQMMKKGFKMEVGQYIFVKCPAVSKLEWHPFTLTSAPEEDYFSIHVRIVGDWTEGLFNACGCDKQEFQEAWKLPKIAVDGPFGTASEDVFSYETVMLVGAGIGVTPFASVLKSVWYKYCHDATNLKLKKIYFYWLCRDTHAFEWFADLLQSLEAQMQERNNAEFLSYNIYLTGWDESQATHFAVHHEEEKDVITGLKQKTLYGRPNWENEFKTIAGQHPGSRIGVFLCGPEGLADTLNKQSISNSEADPRGVHFIFNKENF; encoded by the exons ATGGGTAACTGGGTGGAGAATGAAGGACTGTCCATCTTCGTCGTT cttgTGTGGCTGGGGTTAAATGTCTTCCTCTTTTGGTGGTACTATCTTGCATATGATATCCCAGCAAAATTCTTCTACACCAGAGTACTCCTTGGC CGTGCTTTGGCTCTGGCAAGGGCTCCTGCAGCTTGTCTGAATTTCAACTGCATGCTGATTCTGCTGCCAGTATGTCGAAACTTGCTCTCCTTCCTCAGAGGATCAAGTGCG TGCTGCTCTACCCGTGTCAGACGACAGCTGGACAGGAACCTCACCTTTCACAAAATGGTGGCATGGATGATCGCCCTTCATACTG CAATTCACACCGTCGCACACTTATTCAATGTAGAGTGGAGTGTGCAAGCCCGTGTTGAAGAGAAAGGAACTCTGGCAGCTGTGCTTTCTAGCCTTGGTGATAACCCAAATGAAAGCTATATCAACTTTTTTAGAAAAACTATTGGG AATCCTGTGGGGGGCCTATATGTGGCTTTCACGTACTTGGCTGGTCTCACTGGCGTTATCATCACGCTGGCCCTCATACTAATCATCACATCATCCACCAAAACCATCCGAAGGTCgtattttgaagtcttttggTACACCCACCATCTCTTTGTCATCTTCTTTATTGGCCTTGTCATCCATGGTGCTGG GCGTATTGTACGGGGGCAGACAGCTGAGAGTCTGGCTGAACATAACCCAGAGATTTGCTACAAGAACTTCACTcactgggggaagaagggggctTGCCCAATCCCCCAGTTTTCAGGGAATCCTCCTATG ACATGGAAGTGGGTAGTCGGTCCCATGTTTTTGTACCTGTGTGAGAGGTTGGTGCGGTTTTGGAGGTCACAGCAGAAGGTTGTTATCACGAAG GTGGTCATTCATCCCTTCAAGACAATTGAGCTCCAGATGATGAAGAAGGGCTTCAAGATGGAGGTCGGGCAATACATTTTTGTCAAATGTCCAGCAGTGTCTAAATTGGAATGGCATCCATTTACATTAACCTCTGCTCCAGAAGAGGATTACTTCAGCATTCACGTCCGTATTGTGGGGGACTGGACAGAGGGCTTGTTCAATGCCTGCGGATGTGATAAGCAAGAATTCCAGGAGGCATGGAAGCTGCCCAA GATAGCTGTGGATGGCCCCTTTGGAACAGCAAGTGAGGACGTATTCAGTTATGAAACCGTTATGCTTGTTGGAGCTGGAATAGGGGTCACCCCCTTTGCATCTGTACTCAAATCTGTCTGGTACAAATACTGCCACGATGCGACCAACCTAAAACTCAAGAAG atttatttttactggcTTTGCAGGGACACTCATGCCTTTGAATGGTTTGCTGACCTCTTGCAATCTCTGGAGGCTCAAATGCAGGAGAGGAATAACGCAGAGTTTCTCAGCTATAACATCTACCTTACAGGCTGGGATGAATCTCAG GCCACTCACTTTGCAGTGCAtcatgaagaagagaaagatgtgATTACAGGCCTTAAACAGAAAACCTTGTATGGAAGACCTAATTGGGAAAATGAGTTCAAAACTATTGCGGGGCAGCATCCTGG CTCCAGAATAGGTGTTTTCCTCTGTGGACCTGAAGGCCTAGCTGACACACTCAACAAGCAGAGCATCAGCAACTCAGAAGCTGACCCGCGAGGAGTacacttcatttttaacaaGGAAAATTTCTAA